From a region of the Prevotella melaninogenica genome:
- a CDS encoding ExbD/TolR family protein produces the protein MGKVKVKKNDTFIDMTPMSDVMTLLLTFFMLTSTFVKNEPVKVNTPGSVSETKVPENGVLTILVSPEKGPTGKPTGEGQVFLSYDNTNELGQIVDNMGITLTPAQKKTFVAESTFGTPLDKLAAYLSKPAAERGKELPKMGIPLDSIQGQEMTEFQQWVNAARQVNPKVRLAIKSDSDSPYGTVKKVMSELQDMDESHYYMITQLDAKKAAQAANK, from the coding sequence ATGGGTAAAGTAAAAGTTAAGAAGAATGACACTTTTATCGACATGACGCCTATGTCAGACGTTATGACCCTGTTGCTTACCTTCTTCATGCTGACATCAACGTTCGTTAAGAACGAGCCAGTGAAGGTAAATACTCCAGGTTCTGTGTCTGAAACTAAGGTGCCTGAGAATGGTGTCTTGACAATTCTTGTGAGTCCTGAAAAGGGACCTACAGGAAAGCCTACTGGCGAAGGCCAGGTTTTCTTGAGCTACGATAATACCAATGAGTTGGGACAGATCGTAGATAATATGGGCATTACATTGACTCCTGCACAGAAGAAAACTTTTGTTGCTGAGTCTACATTTGGTACTCCGCTCGATAAGTTAGCTGCTTATTTATCAAAGCCAGCTGCTGAGCGTGGTAAAGAACTCCCTAAGATGGGTATTCCTCTCGATAGTATCCAAGGACAGGAGATGACCGAGTTCCAACAGTGGGTTAACGCAGCCCGCCAGGTGAACCCTAAGGTTAGACTTGCTATCAAGTCTGATTCTGATTCTCCTTATGGTACCGTTAAGAAGGTAATGAGCGAACTCCAGGATATGGATGAGAGCCATTACTATATGATCACACAGTTGGACGCTAAAAAGGCTGCGCAGGCAGCTAATAAGTAA
- a CDS encoding ExbD/TolR family protein: MEMMDTGKEGGKQKKMTVRVDFTPMVDMLMLLITFFMLCTSLSKPSTMELTMPSNDKTQKDTQKNEAKESHSITIYIADGDKIFYGNGKPEYDNANWLKPADWSNTPSGIRYVLQHKQVGDPSTGDPVSIPYQDMDIAVKELNRKKQATPASYPDSIYQAELAAIKTGMINGKKVSTMTVIIKPTDQASYRHLVDILDEMQISYIGTYVIDKLTDQDKALLAKKGIKA, encoded by the coding sequence ATGGAAATGATGGATACAGGAAAAGAAGGCGGCAAGCAGAAGAAGATGACCGTCCGCGTAGACTTTACGCCGATGGTGGATATGCTTATGTTGCTGATTACCTTCTTCATGCTTTGTACTTCACTTAGCAAGCCTTCAACTATGGAGTTGACGATGCCAAGTAATGATAAAACTCAGAAGGACACTCAGAAGAATGAGGCCAAGGAGTCACACTCTATTACGATTTACATTGCTGACGGAGATAAAATCTTCTACGGTAACGGTAAACCAGAGTATGATAACGCTAATTGGTTGAAGCCAGCTGATTGGAGCAACACTCCAAGTGGTATTCGCTACGTTCTTCAGCATAAGCAGGTGGGCGACCCTTCAACAGGTGATCCAGTTTCTATCCCATATCAGGATATGGACATCGCTGTGAAGGAACTCAATCGTAAGAAGCAGGCTACCCCAGCTTCTTATCCTGACAGCATTTATCAGGCTGAGTTGGCTGCGATCAAAACTGGTATGATTAATGGCAAGAAGGTTTCTACTATGACAGTCATTATCAAACCAACTGATCAAGCTTCTTATCGTCATTTGGTAGACATCCTTGATGAAATGCAGATTTCATATATTGGAACTTACGTCATTGACAAGCTGACAGACCAAGACAAGGCTCTCTTAGCCAAGAAAGGTATAAAGGCTTAA
- a CDS encoding energy transducer TonB, translated as MAKIDLCDPKWVDMVFADKNKEYGAYKLRKTVSQRNIKALAILLCAAFLGGGYLAYQIKKHNDDLAAQAEYAAKMELAALEQAKKEQAERKKQQKKEEPKKIEPEKVVPETRATVKFTAPVIKDDKDVKEEMPPMVKMNKETKAVGVENKEGTEDRTEVAARSTVATPEQIVPKIEKPVVEAPKPEPKQEVENKVFTVAEVMPSFPNVNAWLASHIQYPAVAAENGVQGRVIVKFVVGRDGSVSQAQIVRGVDQALDREALRVVNSMPKWSPGMNNGQPANVWFTLPITFKLQ; from the coding sequence ATGGCAAAAATAGATTTATGCGATCCTAAATGGGTCGACATGGTGTTCGCCGACAAGAACAAGGAGTACGGTGCATACAAGCTTCGTAAAACTGTTTCTCAGCGTAACATCAAGGCTTTAGCTATTCTGCTTTGTGCTGCATTCCTCGGTGGTGGTTACTTAGCTTATCAGATCAAGAAGCATAACGACGACTTGGCTGCACAAGCTGAATATGCAGCAAAGATGGAGTTAGCAGCTCTTGAGCAGGCTAAGAAAGAGCAGGCTGAACGTAAGAAGCAGCAGAAGAAGGAAGAACCTAAGAAGATTGAACCTGAAAAGGTTGTTCCTGAAACGCGTGCAACAGTTAAGTTTACAGCCCCTGTCATCAAGGATGATAAGGATGTTAAGGAAGAGATGCCACCAATGGTCAAGATGAATAAGGAAACCAAGGCAGTCGGTGTTGAGAACAAGGAAGGTACGGAAGATCGTACTGAAGTTGCTGCTCGTAGCACTGTTGCTACTCCTGAACAGATTGTTCCAAAGATCGAGAAACCAGTTGTTGAGGCTCCGAAACCAGAGCCAAAGCAGGAGGTTGAGAACAAGGTCTTCACAGTGGCAGAGGTTATGCCTTCATTCCCTAATGTAAATGCTTGGTTGGCTTCTCATATCCAATACCCAGCAGTTGCAGCAGAGAATGGTGTGCAGGGACGTGTTATTGTCAAGTTCGTTGTAGGACGTGACGGTAGCGTTAGTCAGGCACAAATCGTTCGTGGTGTTGATCAGGCACTCGACCGTGAGGCACTTCGCGTTGTTAATAGCATGCCGAAGTGGTCTCCAGGTATGAACAATGGTCAGCCAGCAAACGTTTGGTTTACTCTCCCTATTACTTTCAAACTGCAGTAA
- a CDS encoding MotA/TolQ/ExbB proton channel family protein, with amino-acid sequence MATTQQKPAPQKKAEGFTGVRGAFWIIVVCAVVAFTLFYTWFGNEMHFQDGAARENPADVWGTIFKGGVVVPVIHTLLLTVLAMSIERWMALKTAFGKGALPKFVANIKSALNANDLAKANQLCDQQKGSVANVVKASLNAYKDMETGANANLKKAQKVAKIQQAHEEATQLEMPTLTMNLPIIATLVTLGTLTGLLGTVTGMIKSFSALAAGGGADSAALSAGISEALINTAFGIATSWCAVVSYGYYSNKVDKLTFALDEVGYSIAQTYEVNHTDEA; translated from the coding sequence ATGGCAACTACACAACAAAAACCAGCCCCACAGAAAAAGGCTGAGGGCTTCACAGGAGTTAGAGGTGCATTCTGGATTATCGTCGTTTGCGCTGTCGTTGCGTTCACATTGTTCTACACATGGTTCGGTAATGAGATGCACTTCCAGGATGGAGCTGCACGTGAGAACCCAGCAGACGTTTGGGGTACCATCTTTAAGGGTGGCGTAGTCGTTCCTGTTATCCACACTCTCTTGTTGACAGTGCTCGCTATGTCTATCGAGCGTTGGATGGCTTTGAAGACTGCTTTCGGTAAGGGTGCCCTTCCAAAGTTCGTTGCAAACATCAAGAGTGCTCTTAACGCTAATGACCTTGCTAAGGCTAACCAGCTCTGCGATCAGCAGAAGGGTTCTGTAGCAAACGTTGTTAAGGCTTCTTTGAACGCTTACAAGGATATGGAGACTGGTGCTAATGCTAACCTTAAGAAGGCTCAGAAGGTAGCTAAGATTCAGCAGGCTCACGAGGAGGCTACTCAGCTTGAGATGCCAACTCTGACAATGAACCTTCCTATCATTGCTACTCTCGTAACACTTGGTACTCTTACTGGTCTTCTCGGTACTGTAACTGGTATGATCAAGTCGTTCTCTGCTCTTGCTGCAGGTGGTGGTGCTGACTCTGCTGCACTTTCTGCTGGTATTTCTGAGGCGTTGATCAACACCGCTTTCGGTATTGCAACATCTTGGTGTGCGGTAGTTTCTTATGGTTACTACTCTAACAAGGTTGACAAGTTGACTTTCGCCCTCGACGAGGTTGGTTATTCTATCGCTCAGACATACGAAGTAAACCATACAGACGAGGCTTAA
- a CDS encoding pyridoxal phosphate-dependent aminotransferase codes for MAQLSDRLNRLAPSETLAMSQKSSEMKAQGIDVINMSVGEPDFMTPDHVKEAGKKAIDDNFSKYSPVPGYPALREAISKKLKDENNLDYAASEIIVGTGGKQGVCNAVLALVNPGDEVIIPAPYWVSYPQMVKLAGGVPVVVSAGIEQDFKITAEQLEKAITPKTKMIILCSPSNPTGSVYTAEELEALSKVILAHEDVFVLSDEIYEHINYIGGHCSIASCPGMKERTILCNGVSKAYAMTGWRIGWVAAPEWIVKGLNKLQGQYTSGTCSVSQMAAVAAYVEDQACVAEYRETFRRRRDLIVSLAKEIPGLEVNVPQGAFYLFPKCSSFFGKTDGKHVINNSSDLAMYILEEGCVATVGGDAFGAPDCFRMSYATSDENIKEALRRIKEVLSKLK; via the coding sequence TTATCAGATCGTTTAAATCGATTGGCGCCTTCTGAGACATTAGCAATGTCACAGAAGAGTAGTGAAATGAAAGCGCAGGGAATTGATGTTATCAACATGAGTGTGGGTGAACCAGACTTCATGACTCCTGATCATGTTAAGGAGGCGGGCAAAAAGGCCATTGATGATAACTTCTCTAAGTATTCTCCTGTTCCTGGTTATCCTGCTTTGAGAGAGGCTATCTCAAAGAAGCTGAAAGATGAAAACAATCTTGATTATGCTGCATCAGAGATTATTGTCGGTACTGGTGGTAAGCAAGGTGTTTGCAATGCTGTTTTGGCTTTGGTGAATCCAGGTGATGAGGTGATTATTCCTGCACCTTATTGGGTGAGCTATCCGCAGATGGTTAAACTTGCTGGTGGTGTTCCTGTTGTTGTTTCTGCAGGAATTGAGCAAGACTTTAAGATTACCGCAGAGCAGTTAGAGAAGGCTATTACACCAAAGACTAAGATGATAATTCTTTGCTCTCCAAGTAATCCTACTGGTAGTGTCTATACTGCAGAGGAGTTGGAGGCTTTGTCAAAGGTTATTTTGGCACATGAAGACGTGTTTGTTCTTTCAGATGAGATTTACGAACACATTAATTATATAGGCGGTCATTGCAGTATCGCATCTTGCCCTGGAATGAAAGAACGTACGATTCTTTGTAACGGCGTTAGTAAGGCTTATGCTATGACTGGCTGGAGAATTGGTTGGGTCGCAGCACCAGAGTGGATTGTAAAAGGTCTCAATAAATTGCAAGGACAGTATACATCAGGTACATGTAGCGTAAGTCAGATGGCTGCTGTTGCGGCATATGTTGAGGATCAAGCTTGTGTAGCTGAGTATCGAGAGACATTCCGTCGACGTCGTGATCTCATTGTTAGTCTGGCAAAAGAAATCCCTGGACTTGAGGTAAATGTGCCACAAGGTGCATTCTATCTCTTCCCTAAATGCTCCAGCTTTTTTGGAAAGACAGATGGCAAGCATGTGATTAACAACTCATCCGACCTTGCCATGTATATTCTTGAAGAAGGATGTGTAGCAACAGTGGGTGGTGATGCTTTTGGTGCCCCAGACTGTTTTAGAATGAGTTATGCGACAAGTGATGAAAATATAAAGGAAGCTCTTCGTCGTATTAAAGAAGTACTTTCAAAACTTAAATAG